In Aegilops tauschii subsp. strangulata cultivar AL8/78 chromosome 3, Aet v6.0, whole genome shotgun sequence, one genomic interval encodes:
- the LOC109740515 gene encoding F-box protein At5g10340-like, producing MAEEAAAPLLHGLPDEIVVWEILIRLDPKSLLRCRAVRRAWRCATSARRFLLAHHARQPTLPIVFGDRYRNILALDHRASADAQLHTIARLDEDFMLEASCDGLLLLSKFDHIVGFRTYLSVCNPATSQHASLRPLSGFDILGMYPHSPTGEYRLLLQRMNYMDSSEYQIGFYVFGLGSNEAPRYIGCSETKLALAFFNVPVRLRDSLHWYPLEYRTESDHLEYEEESKLVVTVFDTIAESFRQMRAPLVSTNSSIFKVDDMLGICNCNQALEIVDIWVLQDYQSEVWDLKYRIELRLDELTKLRGELEGLDGDGNWSLTAASGDGDVLLLVSFSHWSFGHWLFYVDTDGELVASFQDLYACKHRFKQTLVPHDLFTTLEGHAVGASPLI from the coding sequence ATGGCGGAGGAGGCCGCGGCGCCTCTCCTCCACGGGCTCCCAGATGAGATCGTGGTATGGGAGATCCTCATCCGCCTCGACCCCAAATCCCTCCTCCGCTGCCGCGCAGTCCGCCGCGCCTGGCGCTGCGCCACCTCCGCCCGCCGCTTCCTCCTCGCCCACCACGCCCGCCAGCCAACCCTCCCCATCGTCTTCGGCGACAGATACCGTAACATCCTTGCCTTGGATCACCGGGCCTCCGCTGACGCCCAACTCCACACCATCGCCCGGCTTGACGAGGACTTCATGCTGGAGGCCTCCTGCgatggcctcctcctcctctccaagTTTGACCACATTGTTGGCTTTCGCACCTACCTCTCCGTCTGCAACCCGGCCACGAGTCAGCATGCCTCCCTGAGGCCACTGTCAGGTTTTGACATCTTGGGGATGTACCCACACAGCCCTACCGGTGAGTACCGTCTGTTGCTGCAACGGATGAACTACATGGACTCGTCTGAATATCAAATTGGCTTCTATGTCTTTGGGTTGGGCTCCAACGAGGCACCGAGGTACATCGGGTGCTCAGAGACCAAATTAGCGTTGGCGTTCTTCAATGTACCTGTCCGGCTGCGTGATAGCTTGCATTGGTACCCACTGGAGTACCGGACTGAAAGCGACCATTTGGAGTATGAAGAAGAAAGCAAACTGGTGGTAACAGTATTCGACACCATAGCTGAGTCGTTTCGGCAGATGCGTGCTCCACTTGTTTCCACCAATTCATCTATCTTTAAGGTGGATGACATGCTTGGCATCTGTAACTGTAACCAGGCCTTGGAAATTGTTGATATATGGGTGCTGCAGGACTACCAAAGTGAGGTTTGGGACTTAAAGTACCGGATTGAATTGcggctcgacgaactcacaaaACTCAGGGGGGAGCTTGAAGGCCTTGATGGTGATGGCAATTGGAGTCTGACCGCTGCTTCGGGTGATGGTGACGTGCTCTTGCTGGTCAGTTTCAGTCACTGGAGTTTTGGTCACTGGCTGTTTTACGTTGACACTGATGGCGAACTGGTTGCTAGCTTCCAAGACTTATATGCCTGTAAACATCGGTTCAAACAAACTCTTGTTCCACATGATTTGTTCACGACACTAGAAGGTCATGCTGTGGGCGCCTCACCACTCATTTGA
- the LOC120962016 gene encoding uncharacterized protein gives MAAAPAQVLPPAKRWKKDPNFLETSPVHPANAVTADWPSLPPDIVRHIADSFLATNDLDWYVDLRAVCHNWRSATDDPKDSTSDPRFLLRRWIILDEVFQSDMRRLLVNTATGRFLHKELHALRDYHVVATTLCGLFVLADRSPPHAARVFNPLTGDIIRFAAPVPPEVQVTAAVCFDFSSPLLALFFDSCCKMHIASPHSSDAQVYDFDPSVYSFFRRAVGGGLVGRWWEFAGTTDLALKICKVGQSLGVNLSKFFSGDPTEIGLANDARCLPMEFVGQMLIIIKGQQFFHVLRFKTESAELLHVETICNHAIFIGRHRCLAVDAHMFPSIETNCIYYTEHQGSSAHIWKYNIKDRKADRISEAVDFVKQDKQFVLIGDRPSTIIQLLSSYTISTRDSEMAGAVKLDD, from the coding sequence ATGGCGGCCGCGCCCGCTCAAGTTCTTCCGCCGGCCAAGAGGTGGAAGAAGGACCCCAATTTCCTGGAAACCTCACCGGTCCATCCGGCCAATGCGGTGACCGCAGACTGGCCCTCGCTCCCGCCCGACATCGTCCGCCACATCGCCGACTCCTTCCTCGCCACCAACGACCTAGATTGGTACGTGGACCTGCGCGCCGTCTGCCACAACTGGCGCTCCGCCACCGACGACCCCAAGGACAGCACCTCGGACCCCCGGTTCCTGCTTCGCCGGTGGATTATCCTCGACGAGGTCTTCCAGAGTGACATGCGCCGCCTCTTGGTCAACACCGCCACTGGCCGGTTCCTCCACAAGGAGCTCCACGCGCTCCGCGACTACCACGTGGTCGCCACCACTCTCTGCGGCCTCTTCGTCCTGGCCGACAGGAGCCCTCCTCACGCCGCTCGTGTCTTCAACCCTCTCACCGGCGATATCATCCGTTTCGCGGCGCCCGTGCCGCCCGAGGTGCAGGTCACCGCCGCCGTCTGCTTTGACTTCTCTTCGCCCTTGCTCGCCTTGTTCTTCGACTCATGTTGCAAGATGCACATAGCCAGTCCTCACAGTTCTGACGCCCAAGTCTATGACTTTGACCCTTCAGTTTACAGTTTCTTTCGGAGGGCGGTCGGAGGTGGTTTGGTCGGCCGTTGGTGGGAATTTGCCGGAACAACTGACTTGGCTCTCAAGATCTGCAAAGTGGGGCAGTCGCTTGGCGTCAATCTGTCGAAGTTTTTTTCTGGTGATCCTACTGAGATCGGACTTGCAAACGATGCCCGGTGTTTACCAATGGAATTTGTTGGACAGATGCTGATCATCATCAAGGGACAACAATTCTTCCATGTCTTAAGATTCAAAACCGAGAGCGCCGAGCTTTTGCATGTGGAGACCATCTGCAACCATGCCATCTTCATTGGTCGTCATAGGTGCCTTGCTGTGGATGCTCACATGTTTCCATCCATAGAGACAAACTGTATCTACTACACTGAACACCAGGGTTCGTCTGCCCACATCTGGAAGTACAACATCAAGGACCGAAAAGCAGACAGGATCTCAGAAGCTGTCGATTTTGTGAAGCAGGACAAGCAGTTTGTCCTGATCGGCGACCGTCCTTCCACGATCATCCAGCTTCTGTCGAGCTACACCATCAGCACCCGGGATTCTGAAATGGCTGGCGCCGTTAAACTTGATGATTGA